The following DNA comes from Terriglobales bacterium.
CATGTCGGCAGGGGAAGTTTTACGTTTGAGGGTGAGCTTTTTGCCCAGCCGCTGAAAAGTTTCTTCCACGATCTGCTTCAAACGGGTGCGGTCAGGCAGGGGCAGGTCGAGGTATTCCGCCTGGGACTGGAGCTCGGGCGGAAGCGCGATCGAAGGGGCGGTAATGACGAGCGTGCAATGCTTGTCAGAAAACTCTTGCGCCACTTCGCGCAGGCGGCGCGCAACCACTGCATCTTCAATGTGACGGTGAAAATCTTTCAAAATGTAAACCGCCGGCAGCGTCAGGGTGAGCAGATGCGCCAGTACGCCGCCGGGTTCCTGGGTGTTCAAGATTGATCCCGCACCGCTGGCTATGTTGATCTCGTTCTGTGTGATGGGCGCAAGGAAATCCTGCACAGCATAGTGACTGGGCGGAATTGGCTTGTTGGGCTTGGCTTCATAGCGCCTGAGCCCGTCGGCCACGCTCCACTCAAAAACCGGCAGATCCAGTTCGCTGGCGGCCAGGCGCACCATCTCGAGGGCCTGCAGCTCCTCAACCGTTTCCATGATGATCAAGGGAGAGCTGGAGTTGATATAGACCTTAAGCCGCTCGACAGGAGACCCGTTTGGCATACGTTTGACCGTAAATGTCTGGTTTGCGTACAATACAGTATTCCGCGTTGTTCGGAAACATTTTCTTGGACCGCTGCTTCAGCGGCTTCTGAAGGATTTCAATACATCATGGCCAATCATTTTTCGGCGCTGAAACGCGCCCGACAGACAGAAAAACGCACCGCCCATAACCGCGCGAATAGCAGCACGCTGCGCACACAGATCCGCGGCCTTCGTGAAGTTTTGGCCGGCAAAGATAAAGCCGCAGCCGAAACCAAATTCCGCGAGACGGTCGCGCTCATTGACAAGGCAATCCAGAAGGGCGTAATCCACAAGAACACTGCTGCCCGTTATAAGTCCCGTTTGTCGGCCCGCTTGAAGAAAATGGCATAGTTCCCGCTGTAAGTTCCAAGTTTCTAGTTCCAGCTATACCGGAAGCTCTTCCTGCTGCCAGGCGGGAGGCAGTACCTTTGGCTCCGAAGCCAAATCCAGAATCAGATTTTCCAGAACCAGACGCTTGCTGGGAGGGCTGCTGCGCAGAGCCAGATCGGCACGGGCGATGAGGCGGAGTGCGCGGGTAATTTCGCGGCGGGATTTATAGCGGCGGGCCTGGCGGATGATGTCATCCGCGGCAAAGGGCGGAACACGAAAGCCCTGCCACAGGGCCTGCCAGATGGTGCGCGAATCGCGCACATTTTTTTCCAGGATGACCAGCATCTGCCGGAAGGTGCGCGCCAGCATGTAAAGATGCCCGATGGAAGCTTCTTCGCCGTCGCCCGTGCTAAGAATGGCATCCAGGATGTTCAACGCACGCGCCCGGTCTTTGGAGCTGATGGCATCAGTCAGCTCATAGAGAGAACGCTGCTTGGCGGCAAGCACCATGGTCTCAACATCGCCCAGCGAAATCTTCTTTCTCTCGCCGGTATACAAGATCAATTTTTCCAGCTCGCCAGAGATCATCGTCATGTCGCCGCCGAGAGCGTCTACCAGTTCGCGAGCGGCGTCGGAATCAATTTTGACATCCTGGGCCGCGGCGCTCTCCACCGTCCAACGCACGGCATCGCCTTCTTCTACGCGCGCCAGCTCAACGATGCCGCAGAATTCCCCCAAGGTCTCGCGGATGCGCTCGAAGCGCTCTTTATCCTGCATATCCATGCGGCGCACATCGGCGGGAATGCTGAGGTGATCGGCAATCAGAATGAGCAGTGCATCGGGATTGGGGTTTTTCACATAGCGCTCAATCGCGTCAAAATCTTCCTTGTGGCTGCCGCGCCCATAAAGAGCTTTGACACCGCGAATAAAAAACACCTGGAATGGGGCCATCAGTGAAGGGGTGCGCGCGCGATCAAGAATTTCTCCCAGATCGGTTTCGGCGAGATCAAACTCATAAAGGCTGAATTCGCGAAGCTCGGGAGGAACAAGGTGCTCGAGGATGGCGTCGCGGCAGCGGCGGCGGAAAAAGGCCTCGTCGCCAACCAGAATATACGCAGGATTCAGCTTGCGCGTCGAAACTTCGGCTTCAAAGCGTTCGGTTTGGCTGAATCCGGAGCGCGGCAATTCAGTAATTCTCCAAAA
Coding sequences within:
- the rpsT gene encoding 30S ribosomal protein S20 produces the protein MANHFSALKRARQTEKRTAHNRANSSTLRTQIRGLREVLAGKDKAAAETKFRETVALIDKAIQKGVIHKNTAARYKSRLSARLKKMA
- the holA gene encoding DNA polymerase III subunit delta, with amino-acid sequence MPRSGFSQTERFEAEVSTRKLNPAYILVGDEAFFRRRCRDAILEHLVPPELREFSLYEFDLAETDLGEILDRARTPSLMAPFQVFFIRGVKALYGRGSHKEDFDAIERYVKNPNPDALLILIADHLSIPADVRRMDMQDKERFERIRETLGEFCGIVELARVEEGDAVRWTVESAAAQDVKIDSDAARELVDALGGDMTMISGELEKLILYTGERKKISLGDVETMVLAAKQRSLYELTDAISSKDRARALNILDAILSTGDGEEASIGHLYMLARTFRQMLVILEKNVRDSRTIWQALWQGFRVPPFAADDIIRQARRYKSRREITRALRLIARADLALRSSPPSKRLVLENLILDLASEPKVLPPAWQQEELPV